In Ptiloglossa arizonensis isolate GNS036 chromosome 6, iyPtiAriz1_principal, whole genome shotgun sequence, a single window of DNA contains:
- the Elgi gene encoding E3 ubiquitin-protein ligase NRDP1 elgi isoform X1 — MGFDVNRFQCEVDEELVCPICSGVLEDPVQVSNMLQAPVCEHAFCRTCINEWINRQPTCPLDRTPITSAQLRAVPRILRNLLARLCISCDNIMYGCQVIVKLDSLVSHLEQCEYNPKRPMLCEQGCSLIIPKNELKDHNCVRELRNIIHSQQQKLADMKRELGEQQLQINEHKREIHLLKDFVRALRVSNPAMRAIADQMERDEVVRWSATLPRARVTRWGGMISTPDELLQTMIKRTLSEYNCPPHVIDELMENCHERKWPLGLNSLETRQNFRRQYDSYVCKRVPGKQAVLVLYCDNTHMPEDMMVEPGLHNGYVSPRSMQ; from the exons ATGGGGTTCGATGTGAACCGATTTCAGTGCGAAGTTGATGAAGAACTAGTTTGTCCGATATGTTCCGGCGTTCTAGAAGATCCAGTCCAG GTGAGCAATATGTTGCAGGCACCTGTATGCGAGCACGCTTTTTGTCGTACATGCATTAACGAATGGATAAACAGACAACCTACCTGTCCCTTGGACCGCACGCCAATTACGTCTGCTCAACTTAGAGCAGTTCCAAGAATTCTTCGAAATCTACTGGCCCGCCTTTGTATTAGTTGTGATAATATTATGTATGGATGTCAAGTAATAGTCAAACTTGACAGTTTGGTATCACACTTAGAACAATGTGAATATAATCCCAAGAGACCTATGCTTTGTGAACAAGGATGTAGTCTTATTATTCCCAAGAATGAGTTAAAGGATCACAACTGTGTGAGAGAGTTGAGGAACATCATTCACTCGCAGCAACAAAAGCTTGCCGACATGAAACGCGAATTGGGTGAGCAACAACTTCAAATAAATGAGCACAAAAGGGAAATACACCTTCTGAAAGATTTTGTGAGAGCATTGAGAGTTTCGAATCCCGCGATGCGAGCCATTGCCGATCAGATGGAGAGAGACGAAGTTGTGAGATGGTCCGCTACCCTTCCTCGAGCCAGAGTGACAAGATGGGGAGGAATGATATCCACACCTGATGAATTATTACAG ACAATGATAAAGAGAACTTTGTCGGAGTATAATTGTCCACCTCATGTAATCGATGAATTAATGGAGAATTGTCATGAAAGAAAATGGCCTTTAGGCTTAAATTCTCTTGAAACTAGACAAAACTTTAGACGACAATATGACAGTTATGTTTGTAAACGAGTTCCTGGCAAGCAAGCAGTGTTAGTTCTCTATTGCGATAATACCCATATGCCAGAGGATATGATGGTCGAACCTGG ACTCCATAATGGGTATGTGTCACCACGAAGTATGCAATAA
- the Elgi gene encoding E3 ubiquitin-protein ligase NRDP1 elgi isoform X5, whose product MLQAPVCEHAFCRTCINEWINRQPTCPLDRTPITSAQLRAVPRILRNLLARLCISCDNIMYGCQVIVKLDSLVSHLEQCEYNPKRPMLCEQGCSLIIPKNELKDHNCVRELRNIIHSQQQKLADMKRELGEQQLQINEHKREIHLLKDFVRALRVSNPAMRAIADQMERDEVVRWSATLPRARVTRWGGMISTPDELLQTMIKRTLSEYNCPPHVIDELMENCHERKWPLGLNSLETRQNFRRQYDSYVCKRVPGKQAVLVLYCDNTHMPEDMMVEPGLHNGYVSPRSMQ is encoded by the exons ATGTTGCAGGCACCTGTATGCGAGCACGCTTTTTGTCGTACATGCATTAACGAATGGATAAACAGACAACCTACCTGTCCCTTGGACCGCACGCCAATTACGTCTGCTCAACTTAGAGCAGTTCCAAGAATTCTTCGAAATCTACTGGCCCGCCTTTGTATTAGTTGTGATAATATTATGTATGGATGTCAAGTAATAGTCAAACTTGACAGTTTGGTATCACACTTAGAACAATGTGAATATAATCCCAAGAGACCTATGCTTTGTGAACAAGGATGTAGTCTTATTATTCCCAAGAATGAGTTAAAGGATCACAACTGTGTGAGAGAGTTGAGGAACATCATTCACTCGCAGCAACAAAAGCTTGCCGACATGAAACGCGAATTGGGTGAGCAACAACTTCAAATAAATGAGCACAAAAGGGAAATACACCTTCTGAAAGATTTTGTGAGAGCATTGAGAGTTTCGAATCCCGCGATGCGAGCCATTGCCGATCAGATGGAGAGAGACGAAGTTGTGAGATGGTCCGCTACCCTTCCTCGAGCCAGAGTGACAAGATGGGGAGGAATGATATCCACACCTGATGAATTATTACAG ACAATGATAAAGAGAACTTTGTCGGAGTATAATTGTCCACCTCATGTAATCGATGAATTAATGGAGAATTGTCATGAAAGAAAATGGCCTTTAGGCTTAAATTCTCTTGAAACTAGACAAAACTTTAGACGACAATATGACAGTTATGTTTGTAAACGAGTTCCTGGCAAGCAAGCAGTGTTAGTTCTCTATTGCGATAATACCCATATGCCAGAGGATATGATGGTCGAACCTGG ACTCCATAATGGGTATGTGTCACCACGAAGTATGCAATAA
- the LOC143148105 gene encoding peptide transporter family 1 encodes MVTKDVNAKEKLKYPKSIFFIISNEFCERFSFYGMRTVLTFYLRNQLMYSDDTSTVIYHTFMMLAYFFPLFGAMLADSLLGKFRTILYLSIVYAVGQILLSLTAAPPIGLPPREFSLVGLLLIALGTGGIKPCVAAFGGDQFVLPQQERYLSTFFSFFYFSINFGSLISSFLTPMLRSNVTCFGYTSCYSLAFFVPAVLMILSIVIFVIGRPLYKVMKPTGNIVLIVSKCISHAIYKKATSKDEKREHWLDHADDAYDKPLIDDIKAALQVMKLFIPIPIFWALFDQQGSRWAIQAARMDGVIGNFLIQPDQMQVLNPLLVLIFIPLFETCIYPLLAKIGLRTPLRKLTIGGLLAALSFVISALVELQLEPTYAIVPSEGLAQLRVFNTLNCPINMTVGNDEFVLKEMTMWVDNYIETKDTKNLIYTVNSTECNRNGNGYITLTETHATSFVITPNDFYQYIDSVQKSKSGDPLVRGLISVDPSKSEYVTLMLVKDGNTVVSLDISASTHETPLKQIKADNYDIYINQTKVKSDVPFKLGGVYTIVGSSKSVNVVTVTDPNSMHILWLIPQYVFLTMGEVMFSVNGLEFAFTQAPTRMKSLLQASWQLTVAFGNLIVVIIAEGSWFHRQVYEFFLFVGLMFIDTIIFSIMAKFYKYVEVPQDESNTEEIHMDTKNGTVNESYKDDEK; translated from the exons ATGGTCACGAAAGATGTGAACGCGAAAGAG AAGCTGAAGTATCCCAAGTCGATATTCTTCATCATCAGCAATGAATTCTGCGAGAGATTCTCTTTCTATGGAATGAGAA ctgTTCTGACGTTCTACCTACGAAATCAATTGATGTACAGCGATGACACGTCCACCGTGATATATCATACTTTCATGATGCTCGCTTACTTCTTCCCCCTTTTTGGAGCGATGCTGGCGGACTCGTTGCTCGGAAAATTTCGCACGATCTTGTACTTGAGTATCGTTTACGCGGTCGGACAAATTCTCTTATCTTTAACCGCGGCTCCTCCCATAGGGCTCCCGCCAAG AGAATTTTCATTAGTTGGTCTACTCCTTATAGCCCTTGGCACAGGTGGTATAAAGCCCTGTGTGGCTGCGTTCGGCGGTGACCAATTCGTCTTACCTCAACAGGAACGATACTTGTCCACATTCTTCTCGTTCTTTTACTTTTCCATCAACTTTGGCTCCTTGATCTCGAGCTTCCTCACACCGATGCTTCGCAGCAATGTCACGTGCTTCGGCTACACCTCCTGTTATTCTTTGGCATTTTTCGTGCCTGCCGTTCTCATGATCCTCTCCATCG TGATATTCGTAATTGGAAGGCCTTTGTACAAAGTAATGAAACCAACAGGCAACATCGTGCTGATCGTTTCCAAGTGTATTTCT CATGCCATTTACAAAAAAGCAACATCGAAAGATGAGAAACGAGAACACTGGCTCGATCATGCAGACGACGCATACGATAAACCGCTGATAGACGACATCAAAGCAGCCTTACAGGTCATGAAACTATTCATCCCTATACCAATCTTCTGGGCGTTATTCGATCAGCAGGGCTCCCGATGGGCGATTCAGGCAGCCAGAATGGACGGAGTGATCGGAAATTTTTTGATCCAACCGGATCAAATGCAGGTGTTGAATCCACTTCTGGTGCTCATCTTCATTCCACTATTCGAGACCTGTATTTATCCGCTTCTAGCGAAGATTGGTCTTCGGACTCCGCTCAGAAAGTTGACTATAGGTGGCTTGTTAGCCGCTTTATCCTTTGTTATATCGGCGCTCGTTGAACTTCAACTCGAG CCAACGTACGCGATTGTGCCATCCGAGGGTCTCGCTCAGTTACGAGTCTTCAATACTTTAAATTGCCCTATAAATATGACTGTAGGCAATGATGAATTTGTTCTGAAAGAGATGACCATGTGGGTAGATAATTATATCGAAACAAAGGACACGAAGAATTTGATTTATACGGTAAATTCTACGGAATGCAATCGCAAcggcaacg GATATATCACTTTGACGGAAACCCATGCAACCTCTTTCGTCATCACACCTAATGACTTTTATCAATATATCGACTCGGTACAGAAATCGAAATCGGGTGATCCCTTAGTGCGTGGTCTCATTTCTGTAGACCCGTCGAAGTCGGAATACGTTACATTGATGCTCGTTAAAGACGGCAACACTGTCGTTAGTTTAGATATAAGTGCCAGCACACATGAAACTCCTTTGAAACAAATTAAAGCCGACAACTATGATATTTATATCAACCAGACCAAAGTGAAAAGTGACGTACCTTTCAAACTAGGCGGAGTTTACACAATAGTCGGTTCTTCCAAATCAGTTAATGTTGTTACCGTGACTGATCCAAACTCAATGCACATATTGTGGCTAATACCGCAATACGTTTTCCTTACAATGGGAGAAGTTATGTTCTCTGTGAACGGTTTAGAATTTGCGTTCACACAAGCACCCACCAGGATGAAGTCTTTGTTACAAGCTAGTTGGCAGCTAACAGTGGCTTTTGGTAATCTCATTGTGGTCATTATTGCAGAAGGATCATGGTTTCACAGACAG GTTTACGAGTTCTTCCTATTTGTTGGGCTAATGTTCATTgatacaataatattttccatAATGGCAAAATTCTACAAATATGTAGAGGTACCCCAAGATGAAAGTAACACAGAGGAAATTCATATGGATACGAAAAATGGAACAGTTAATGAATCTTACAAGGACGATGAGAAATGA
- the Elgi gene encoding E3 ubiquitin-protein ligase NRDP1 elgi isoform X4 — protein MGFDVNRFQCEVDEELVCPICSGVLEDPVQAPVCEHAFCRTCINEWINRQPTCPLDRTPITSAQLRAVPRILRNLLARLCISCDNIMYGCQVIVKLDSLVSHLEQCEYNPKRPMLCEQGCSLIIPKNELKDHNCVRELRNIIHSQQQKLADMKRELGEQQLQINEHKREIHLLKDFVRALRVSNPAMRAIADQMERDEVVRWSATLPRARVTRWGGMISTPDELLQTMIKRTLSEYNCPPHVIDELMENCHERKWPLGLNSLETRQNFRRQYDSYVCKRVPGKQAVLVLYCDNTHMPEDMMVEPGLVMIFAHGIE, from the exons ATGGGGTTCGATGTGAACCGATTTCAGTGCGAAGTTGATGAAGAACTAGTTTGTCCGATATGTTCCGGCGTTCTAGAAGATCCAGTCCAG GCACCTGTATGCGAGCACGCTTTTTGTCGTACATGCATTAACGAATGGATAAACAGACAACCTACCTGTCCCTTGGACCGCACGCCAATTACGTCTGCTCAACTTAGAGCAGTTCCAAGAATTCTTCGAAATCTACTGGCCCGCCTTTGTATTAGTTGTGATAATATTATGTATGGATGTCAAGTAATAGTCAAACTTGACAGTTTGGTATCACACTTAGAACAATGTGAATATAATCCCAAGAGACCTATGCTTTGTGAACAAGGATGTAGTCTTATTATTCCCAAGAATGAGTTAAAGGATCACAACTGTGTGAGAGAGTTGAGGAACATCATTCACTCGCAGCAACAAAAGCTTGCCGACATGAAACGCGAATTGGGTGAGCAACAACTTCAAATAAATGAGCACAAAAGGGAAATACACCTTCTGAAAGATTTTGTGAGAGCATTGAGAGTTTCGAATCCCGCGATGCGAGCCATTGCCGATCAGATGGAGAGAGACGAAGTTGTGAGATGGTCCGCTACCCTTCCTCGAGCCAGAGTGACAAGATGGGGAGGAATGATATCCACACCTGATGAATTATTACAG ACAATGATAAAGAGAACTTTGTCGGAGTATAATTGTCCACCTCATGTAATCGATGAATTAATGGAGAATTGTCATGAAAGAAAATGGCCTTTAGGCTTAAATTCTCTTGAAACTAGACAAAACTTTAGACGACAATATGACAGTTATGTTTGTAAACGAGTTCCTGGCAAGCAAGCAGTGTTAGTTCTCTATTGCGATAATACCCATATGCCAGAGGATATGATGGTCGAACCTGGGTTAGTTATGATTTTTGCGCATGGCATTGAGTAA
- the Elgi gene encoding E3 ubiquitin-protein ligase NRDP1 elgi isoform X3, which produces MGFDVNRFQCEVDEELVCPICSGVLEDPVQAPVCEHAFCRTCINEWINRQPTCPLDRTPITSAQLRAVPRILRNLLARLCISCDNIMYGCQVIVKLDSLVSHLEQCEYNPKRPMLCEQGCSLIIPKNELKDHNCVRELRNIIHSQQQKLADMKRELGEQQLQINEHKREIHLLKDFVRALRVSNPAMRAIADQMERDEVVRWSATLPRARVTRWGGMISTPDELLQTMIKRTLSEYNCPPHVIDELMENCHERKWPLGLNSLETRQNFRRQYDSYVCKRVPGKQAVLVLYCDNTHMPEDMMVEPGLHNGYVSPRSMQ; this is translated from the exons ATGGGGTTCGATGTGAACCGATTTCAGTGCGAAGTTGATGAAGAACTAGTTTGTCCGATATGTTCCGGCGTTCTAGAAGATCCAGTCCAG GCACCTGTATGCGAGCACGCTTTTTGTCGTACATGCATTAACGAATGGATAAACAGACAACCTACCTGTCCCTTGGACCGCACGCCAATTACGTCTGCTCAACTTAGAGCAGTTCCAAGAATTCTTCGAAATCTACTGGCCCGCCTTTGTATTAGTTGTGATAATATTATGTATGGATGTCAAGTAATAGTCAAACTTGACAGTTTGGTATCACACTTAGAACAATGTGAATATAATCCCAAGAGACCTATGCTTTGTGAACAAGGATGTAGTCTTATTATTCCCAAGAATGAGTTAAAGGATCACAACTGTGTGAGAGAGTTGAGGAACATCATTCACTCGCAGCAACAAAAGCTTGCCGACATGAAACGCGAATTGGGTGAGCAACAACTTCAAATAAATGAGCACAAAAGGGAAATACACCTTCTGAAAGATTTTGTGAGAGCATTGAGAGTTTCGAATCCCGCGATGCGAGCCATTGCCGATCAGATGGAGAGAGACGAAGTTGTGAGATGGTCCGCTACCCTTCCTCGAGCCAGAGTGACAAGATGGGGAGGAATGATATCCACACCTGATGAATTATTACAG ACAATGATAAAGAGAACTTTGTCGGAGTATAATTGTCCACCTCATGTAATCGATGAATTAATGGAGAATTGTCATGAAAGAAAATGGCCTTTAGGCTTAAATTCTCTTGAAACTAGACAAAACTTTAGACGACAATATGACAGTTATGTTTGTAAACGAGTTCCTGGCAAGCAAGCAGTGTTAGTTCTCTATTGCGATAATACCCATATGCCAGAGGATATGATGGTCGAACCTGG ACTCCATAATGGGTATGTGTCACCACGAAGTATGCAATAA
- the Elgi gene encoding E3 ubiquitin-protein ligase NRDP1 elgi isoform X2, with protein MGFDVNRFQCEVDEELVCPICSGVLEDPVQVSNMLQAPVCEHAFCRTCINEWINRQPTCPLDRTPITSAQLRAVPRILRNLLARLCISCDNIMYGCQVIVKLDSLVSHLEQCEYNPKRPMLCEQGCSLIIPKNELKDHNCVRELRNIIHSQQQKLADMKRELGEQQLQINEHKREIHLLKDFVRALRVSNPAMRAIADQMERDEVVRWSATLPRARVTRWGGMISTPDELLQTMIKRTLSEYNCPPHVIDELMENCHERKWPLGLNSLETRQNFRRQYDSYVCKRVPGKQAVLVLYCDNTHMPEDMMVEPGLVMIFAHGIE; from the exons ATGGGGTTCGATGTGAACCGATTTCAGTGCGAAGTTGATGAAGAACTAGTTTGTCCGATATGTTCCGGCGTTCTAGAAGATCCAGTCCAG GTGAGCAATATGTTGCAGGCACCTGTATGCGAGCACGCTTTTTGTCGTACATGCATTAACGAATGGATAAACAGACAACCTACCTGTCCCTTGGACCGCACGCCAATTACGTCTGCTCAACTTAGAGCAGTTCCAAGAATTCTTCGAAATCTACTGGCCCGCCTTTGTATTAGTTGTGATAATATTATGTATGGATGTCAAGTAATAGTCAAACTTGACAGTTTGGTATCACACTTAGAACAATGTGAATATAATCCCAAGAGACCTATGCTTTGTGAACAAGGATGTAGTCTTATTATTCCCAAGAATGAGTTAAAGGATCACAACTGTGTGAGAGAGTTGAGGAACATCATTCACTCGCAGCAACAAAAGCTTGCCGACATGAAACGCGAATTGGGTGAGCAACAACTTCAAATAAATGAGCACAAAAGGGAAATACACCTTCTGAAAGATTTTGTGAGAGCATTGAGAGTTTCGAATCCCGCGATGCGAGCCATTGCCGATCAGATGGAGAGAGACGAAGTTGTGAGATGGTCCGCTACCCTTCCTCGAGCCAGAGTGACAAGATGGGGAGGAATGATATCCACACCTGATGAATTATTACAG ACAATGATAAAGAGAACTTTGTCGGAGTATAATTGTCCACCTCATGTAATCGATGAATTAATGGAGAATTGTCATGAAAGAAAATGGCCTTTAGGCTTAAATTCTCTTGAAACTAGACAAAACTTTAGACGACAATATGACAGTTATGTTTGTAAACGAGTTCCTGGCAAGCAAGCAGTGTTAGTTCTCTATTGCGATAATACCCATATGCCAGAGGATATGATGGTCGAACCTGGGTTAGTTATGATTTTTGCGCATGGCATTGAGTAA